TGGGACTTTCGACGGTCCAACGACCAAGATTGGGGGTCACGCTGCATTTATCTCCCCGGCATGAGAAACATCACGCGTCTCCTGATTGAGCGAAACCCGTGGGACTATTTCGACGTCGGTGTTCCCTACCCTACCGGATTCCACCCCAGGTCAGACTCCGACGTCGCCGAGTGGCAGAGCTTCGTCCGTACGCGTAACCGCACGAAGCTCTTCTGCTTCGCCGGAGCGAAACGCGGCGCGATAAAGAACGACTTCAGAGGGCTTCTGCTGAGTCACTGCCAGAGCGAGTCGGAGTCGTGCCGAGTAGTGGACTGCGCGGGGACCAAGTGCTCGAACGGGACCTCAGCGATCCTCGAAACGTTTCTGGACTCGGATTTTTGTTTGCAGCCGAGAGGCGATAGCTTCACGCGGAGGTCGATTTTCGACTGCATGGTGGCCGGTTCGATCCCGGTCTTTTTCTGGAAGCGAACCGCTTACATACAGTACGAGTGGTTTTTACCGGGTGAACCGGAGAGTTACTCCGTTTACATAGACCGTAACGCCGTTACAAACGGGACGTCGATAAAGAACGTGCTTCAGGGGTTCAGCAGAGAGGAGGTTGAAAAAATGAGAGGGAAAGTGATCGATTATATACCCAAGTTTTTGTATGCGAAACCTCAGGAGGGTTTGGAGAGTGTGAAAGATGCTTTCGATATTGCGCTGGAAGGGGTTATGAGGAGGTTCAAGGAGCACGGTGAGTGGGGGTTCAGATGGAAATGAAAGAAATGGCggtaaatttattatttattttttgcactTTTTGTTGTatcttataattttatttgggtCACATAAATTGGATGGATAAGGATTTTCCCAGATTGTAGGGGAAAAGGGTTAATGGGCATTGGGAAGTAGTTAGTTGTTACAGTTTGTATCTAATTCTTTTGCTACATTATAGTTTGTATACAGTTGAGTGATATATTTAGTCACTACTAGTTCAATGTAATGAGTAGCTGTAGCTGGTGGAGTGATAATGTAGTGCCACACACACTGGTGTGGTCCATATTGTTCGGTTGGAGGTGGATGGGAGCATGGCATGGAGAGACAAAGATAATAAATtgttatcagataaatggctttttttatttttgggccaTATATAGCATGCCATGAATGCCAAAtgtatttgatttcttttttggtagaCTTCATAATAATGAATTGCTAAATGAGAGCACATTACAGACTCTAGTTTGATAGACTTAATTTAGCAATCCCGTTTTTATGGATCTTATAGTTTAAGGATATTATGATCACCCACCGTAAAGTAATATCAACGAACCGCATTATTGGTGAGAAGAGTAGGGTGGTGATGCTTTCTTCTCTCCTTTTAAAGATGATAAAGGAATGGTCTCTAGATTTTTTGCACCTTCCAACTCCAAGGAgtggaaaataaaagataaaggcTCAATTGGAATCTATCCAtctttttgtcctttttcCTAGGGCGGAATTGCGGAACCGCACTATAAAGCTAACTCACCTTTCTCATACAGTTTCAATACAGGGACAAATCTTTTCTCATCTTCACACATGTATTAAATGGAAGATGCTTGTAACTTGTGAAGAGCATTATTAATGTATGATGCGTTGGGGTGTTTGGTTCGATTCCTTCCTCCGACAACTGCTCACAATTGCCTCAGGCCCGAAACTGCTTACAATTGCTGTTGGGCTGATATCTGTGTTGGCTTTGTTGGCCCTGGGCATTTATTTGCTCACGATACCATGCGCCCATaggcccattggccgaaaTGCGATGTATCCGGTTTAAACTAAACATATGTAATCAAGACGACGTTTAGAGATCTTTTAGAGGGAAAAAAGAGTTCAGAGATTACTAATTGCTGCGACACACATGAAAACTTATGGCCAATGGCAAGTTGCATAGAGCTTTCTCAGTTTTCCATTTTGCATATCAAATTAAGAGGTATATTTTCTGGTTTTCTACCCATCTTTTGTGGTTGGGGGACCTACTTTTGTGGTTAGGGACCCTACTAACCTGAAGGTAGGGGATGTGCTTTGTGCGACTTCGTCACCACCATCATGCCGAATCTGAGAATGTTTTAATTAAGCAATTAATCACTTTACTATATTTAGGGCCACGTGGCTCGGTTTAAGATAAATGTTTCAACAATGAGAAAGGAGATACCACTAGAACAAGTTTCAGTTGGTAATTTGTCCAtgttagaaaataaaatgaagaaaacatagaaattaattttaaagacGGATTTGACCTTATTTGTCTTGATGGATATAAATGATTTACGCTTTTTCGTGGAAGACGCTTTCTCCACAAAATTATCTTCTTCACAAGACGCTTGCTTTTCTTCGACTCCTCCGCATTCCGCAAGTCATTTTCTTTCTGAGAGGagaaaacaatcaaacatGATCAAAGCGCTCTCTTTGCTGCTCCTCCAAGTTGCCTTCCTCTTCACGCTCTCAGAAGCCAAATCAAGCATCATACAGCCTGAACCGGCCAAAGACTTCAATATCAGCCAGATACAGGTAAATACAACAATCGGCAAATTAGCAAACTTTCGTttaatttgatatattttcaaCTTCTGCTAACATTTGTATCTTCTTTTTCATACAAAAGAATGCGGGGACTTGTTCTTATACGGCGATTATAACCACAAGCTGCTCCTCAACGAGATACACAAGGGACCAGATCAGTATCTCCTTTGGGGATGCTTATGGCAAccaggttctctctctctctctctctctctctctctctctctacttacTCTAATTTGCCTGTTAAATTTCTCAGAAAAAGAGGGTTAATCGTAATATATGATAGGATTGTGTTTAGAAAACAAGCGTAGAGCATATGGGTATTTCAAAGAACAGAGCACAAATTGACCCTGACTGGAATTTAAGACCAACCCATGtcttgaaattgaaaccctTACCCATGTAATTGGTATTAACTTATAATCAAAAGTTATTAGGATTGTTAAAAAGTATTATCTTGCTTAGTTCTAGTTTCTGGAACATGGAGAAACCAATGGAAGGAAGTTAGGTTCCAATTTTTTCTTGTAAATTTggcaagaaacaaacaaaaaataaagtattttCTTTGTCCCACCACCCCCACAGGAATTGTATTATGCTGTTTTAGTAGTACAAGGTGcacttttgtttatattttattttattttaaagtttggGTTTAGCGTGTTGAATGTAAAACTAATGTATTAGCTCTTAGATTTGGTTGCAGATACACCCAAGCTTTTTAGAATAAATCTAATGTGTTAAAATGGAAAACCAAATGCATTAGCATTAGATATGGTTGCATACACATCTTAACTTGTTAGAAAACTTAGAATCAAGTTAATGTGTTAAATGCTGAACACCAATGTATTAGTATTTAGATTTGGCTCCATATGTAACTTAACaggatcaaattttttttttctgggcaGATTTATGCACCGCGACTTGACGATGCATCTTCAAGAACATTCGAACGGTGTTCTACAGACACATTCGAGATATACGGACCCTGTGCATACCAAATCTGTTATCTGTATGTCTACAGAACAGGTCCGGATGGTTGGAAACCTGAGAATGTGAAAATCTATGGCCACAATTCCAGGGCTGTTACCTTTTCCTACAACACCTTCATTCCCAGTGATCTTTGGTACGGCTTTAACTTGTGCAACACTGCCTCCTCTTCTGCCCAGCCATCTGCTCAGAAATGGCTTATATATCTCATTGTTGggcttcttgtttttcttcaattgtAATCTTAGTATTTTTCCCTATGCCCCTAGTCTCTTACATAGTTATACTTTTGTCAATGTTTAGAAGAAACAGAAGGTTGTATTTTTCTTACGGATTGGGCGATATATGAATCCCCTTTTTTACTAGATTACTACTATGAGTTTCATTTTTGTTAAGAGCACAATTAACCACGATACATTATCCTTGACATCCCAATGACAACATATAACAATTTCCAGCTGACAATTAATATCCTGACTCTCAAGTCTGGGAATTGGGGAAGAACAATGATGCCCAAATTTAATCTGGGGCTTATTAGCGTAATTAGCCTccccaaaaaaattgtttgaagTCGTTTGAGCTATTATCTTTTAAAAGCCAATAAACAATATTGGGATGCCACGTTTTGTTTGTGTGCTGTGCATTGACCGGGCTACCTTCTTTTGCCGTACGCTAGATAGATATTTTACAACTGACGAGCACGTGGAAATCCAACGGTAGGAAACCAAAATTCGTAGCGGTACATGATCTAACGGCCCAAGAAGCCTTCACTCCTACAACCATAAAAGCCGCGAAACcctaatttattttctcctcTCTCATTCTCCTGCTAACGCACCTCACTGCCACAACTTTCTGTAGCAGGAGAAACCCGAAGCTCCGCCTCTTTCTCGTTTgttctctccctctttctgTTTCTCTATTTACACAGACATATACACACGTTTTCTCTCCTTAAAACGTCATGCCTTCGTTAGATATATCTGATTATCTACTCGCCGAGACCACTCCAAAggagaaaaaggagaagaagatgaaaaagtCGAAAAGCGAAACCCTAGAAGCCGACTTTCCAAGTACTGAGAAGAAGGCGAAGAAAGACTCGAAGCTCAAAAAGCGTAAGGCTTTGGATGTCGAAGCCGACGAAGATAGGAGCGATACTAGCTCGGAGCTCGGCGAGGCCGTGAATGCCAAGTCCAAAAGCGAGGAGAAGACCAAGAAGAAGTCGAAGAAAGCCAAGGTGGAACAAGAGGAGGAGCCCAAGATTGAGGAGAAAAAGGCTGAAGAGGATCCTAATGCGGTCTCGCGGTTTCGGATTTCTGAGCCGTTGAAGGCCAAATTGAAGGAGAAGGGGATTGAGTCCTTGTTTTCCATTCAGGCCATGACCTTCGATACCATTTTGGATGGTTCTGATTTGGTGGGTCGGGCGCGCACTGGCCAGGTAATTTAATTTACTAATGAGggcagattttttttcttccattgtattgtggtttgtttatttggattgaaatatatttttcgGTAGAATTGGATTGAAATGCTTACCTTGTTAATGAGTTTAGttttcattcaatttctaAATTGTACACTTATTGTTTTGCAATATTGCAGGGTAAAACTCTGGCTTTTGTGTTGCCCATTTTGGAGTCTTTAATAAATGGCCCTGCAAAAGCATTTAGAAAGACTGGGTATGGTAGAGCTCCAACTGTTATCGTACTTTTACCCACCAGGGAACTAGCGAAAcaggtatttttaatttaccCCGACCTAATGCTTGCAATGTTGTTGCTTTGAGAGTATTCactttgacaatttttggttcatTCAGGTTTTTGCCGACTTTGAGTTTTATGGTGGTGCTATGGGGTTAGCAGCATGTTGTGTATACGGTGGATCTCCCTACCAGCCTCAAGAATATAAGTTGAAGAGAGGGGTTGATATTGTTATTGGAACACCCGGACGTATAAAGGTATTGGCTGTTGTCCATCATAGTTGAGTTCTTGTGCTAGCTCTGGCACTTTGCGGTATActtgtaattataaattactTTTTTGGAAATTTGTAGGATCATATAGAGAAGGGAAATATCGACTTAAGTACCTTGAAGTTCCGGGTCCTTGATGAGGCTGATGAAATGCTGAGGATGGGGTTTGTTGACGATGTTGAACTCATTCTAGGTATGCTTTTGCAGTAATGTCAACATCCATTTTTGGTAGCATGTTTGATTATTTCCGTGACTGCTGCATATCTTCCAGTTAGTATTTTGTATCCATGCTTGTGGTTAgtgcaaatttttttaaaattgtactTGTCCATCTGAAACATGGGATTATCTTATCTTTGTGTTTTGCAAAGACTTCTCTTGCTATTTGACTGCTGTCAAATCATGTTCTTTTGACATTAGACTGTCAAAGTTTCTTTCGTTGACAGGGGATAAatggattttcaaaattttctacgAGGTTGCTTATTCGTGCAAAATTTATGTGTCAAAGTCAAACTATGTTGCAGCTAAACATTTTCAAAGTGCTATGATCTGTGTGCTGTGTCACTACTCTTTAATTTGGTTGGTGGTGAGAATTTTAAATGGCAATTAATATCTCTTCGTTGGGTTTGCAGGAAAGGTGGGGGATGTAAGTAAAGTTCAAACGCTTCTCTTCAGTGCAACTTTGCCGGATTGGGTGAAAGGCGTAAGTATCTTAACTTAGATCCTGAATTTGGATGTCCTGAATGCAGTTTGTATACCTGAAACTTGTTTTGGTTTATAGCTGGATTTTGTTCTAACATTAGACCTTTCCTCCATCTTTGGCTCATGAATgatattttacttttcttgttttcagattTCTTCTAGGTTTCTTAaaccaaataagaaaactgcTGATCTGGTTGGTAATGAAAAAATGAAGGCCAGTCATAATGTTAGGCATATTGTTCTTCCTTGCTCCAGTTCAGCAAGATCACAACTTATTCCTGATATCATTCGTTGTTATAGcaggttggttttttttttctagtgcACAATAACATATGCTttctatttttagttttgggtAAATTGTTTGTAAATCTTTTTTCATGTACTGAAATGTATGTTTCTGACTCAGTGGAGGCCGCACAATCATTTTCACTGAGACTAAGGAAGCTGCTTCTGAACTTGCTGGGTTGCTGCCTGGAGCACGTGCTTTGCATGGGGACATACAGCAGGGTCAACGCGAGGTAAGTTGTTTAAGTACACGTTTTTTCCCCTTGTGTCTGTTCAGTTTTACTGAATTATGTAATTTCAGGGTTCTTTCCTTTGACATTAACATTACTTTTCTAATAAagctaaatatttttgtttttctaatccGAGAAtctattttttcctttctgtgGTCTGGTACTTTCAGGTCACACTTTCTGGTTTCAGGTCTGGCAAGTTTATGACATTAGTGGCCACAAATGTGGCAGCACGGGGATTGGATATCAATGACGTTCAATTAATTATCCAGGTTTGTCTCTGTGCATATTGGTAAGCTTTGTAATATTTATCAATCTCAGATACTTactttaatgtttatttttcagtgTGAACCTCCACGTGATGTAGAAGACTATATCCATCGATCTGGACGCACAGGCAGAGCTGGTAAATCTTGAAAAATTTGgcatttcttgttttcttgtattttattatttaatggCTGTACTTTTATGTGGTACTTAGCGGTGTGTCCATATTTTCAGGCAATAGTGGAGTTGCTGTAATGCTTTATGACCCCAGAAGGTCAAATGTTTCAAAAATCGAAAGAGAGTCGGGGGTGAAATTTGAACACATAACTGCTCCTAAGCCAGTTGATGTTGCCAAAGCAGTAGGTCAGGATGCAGCAGAAATGATAACCCGAATCTCTGATAGGTATAGTTGAGATTGCGATGCTTGTAACACTTTGATGTGATCAGGTTCatattttaatacttttttaatttcagtGTAATACCCGCTTTCAAGTCTGTTGCCGAGGAGCTACTTAAGACCTCTGAACTATCTGCCGTTGAACTACTGGCAAAAGCACTTGCTAAGGCTGCTGTGAGCTTTTCTATTTCTTCCTTATTTGAtgtgcttttttatttaaaaataaaatgtcatTGTATTTCATGTTCTTTATTTATCAGCTTAAAAGTTGTTTATTGTATTGTGTGCAGGGCTACACCGAGATAAAGAAGAGATCACTTCTATCCTCTATGGAGAACCATGTCACAGTACTCCTTGAGGCTGGAAAACCTATTTATTCACCGTCGTAAGcacttttcactttttgtcttttgttttaattttatgtctCCTACATAATTACTAAAAGAAGGATATGCACTCGCCGCTGTCCCGTTCTTCTGTTTTAGTTTCACGTGCGGATACAAGTACTTGCTAATGTTGATTATTGGATTGGGAGTCACATTGTGAATTTTCATTCTAtagttatattttatattgatttAGTTTGTGCACTTTTAGTAAAATGGTTTTTTAAAGTACTTCAGATTGCCAGTTAGTGGGTTTTCTGGTTAACCCttccttttatcttttttagtgTTGGCGTGTTAATTTGTTGATCATGTTTGACTCCTGATTTGCACCAACCTTGTTTCAGTTTTGCTTATGGGGTCTTGAGGAGGTTCTTGCCTGAGGAGAAGGTTGAGTCAGTGAAGGGTATGGCGCTAACAGCTGATGGAAAAGGTGCAGTGTTCGATGTAGCAGCTGAAGATTTGGATATGTTTCTTGCtggtatttttctttccacaTCTCAATGTGAATTAGGTGTACAAAATTGGTTCGTGCATACAAATGTACCATGAACTCGCCTAATtcaattatttctttttagacATGGGAATTCTCGTCATGACAGATTTGTCTTGTCGTTGGTTGGTTTTCTTGTCTTACAAGTCTGATACTTGTAGTTGTATCATCTGTATTTTGGGTGCAGGTCAGGAAAATGCAGCTAGTGTGAGCATAGAGGTATTGGAATCACTGCCGAatttacaagaaaaagaagcaaggGGAGGAAGATttggcggtggtggtggctTCCGTGGTGGAAGGTTTGGCAGGGGTGGTGGTTCTGATAGAAGAAATGATAGGTTTTCAAACCGATCCGGTGGTGGGAGAGGTCGCAGCAACTATGGAAACAAATGGTGAAACCTTTTATCAACGTTTCTCAACGCCTAATCTGTTGTGAGCAACATAAAACAATAAAGGTTGCATTTACAATGGTTTCAAGTGGTGGAGGGGACGAGAAGCCAGTTGATCTGATGAGTGGGTGTAGAGCATATTTTGACAATGAAAATATTCAGTAGCGGGCCTTGGTTTGGCTCATTAAGGGATCATTTTTTTGTTCGTTTTGCGTATAGCCTATTATTCTGTCAACCCCCTTTTCTCTATTTTATTCTacaattttgttcttgtttattAGGTCTTAggtgtttttttgggtttcctTTTTACCTTTTACTAGTCTATGAGATTTTCCCTATTTCCTTTCTGCTTCTCAATTTCGTGGAATGTAAGAACGGTTTCTAATTTGTAACTTTTTCTATTACCAGATATAAACAAAGATGAGTGCTATGTGTTTCGGTTGTTTTGTTCTTCTCATCTTATTTCCTTCCGAGACAATTTCTTAGAACTTGTGATCTAAGATGATGGTTAAATATTTCATATAACTCGCTTTCAActccaaatataatttttctaaTTGGAATTATAACTTGTCAACTGAGGAGTTGATTTTGCCCTATCTTTCTAAGACTTTAACTAATTGGATTAATTATTACAATTTGTTTATTCAAGCTCTACTTTCTCGTACCGGGTTCCGTTGGTCCCAATtggacaacaaaaaaataaataaaaataaaacagctgTGCTTGGGGCTCACGACACGTCGTCGTATACGCACCCTCTCACCGAATTTCATTTCGTTCCCCCCGATTCTTCCAGCCCTTTCTTTCGGCGATAGGCAGAgttctttgcttcttcttcaacttcttCCGTTCCCGCTCTTAAACCCAGAAGAGCCAGTGATCCAAACCATATTTTCTCGCTGAAATTTCAAATCAGTGTTagaagttttttcattttttaaagttgAGACCTTGTTCGTCATGGGATGCTACAGAAGAGCAAAGCTTGCACTCGATGCCGTTCGCGGTTTCACAGCGAGGATTGTACCCAAAGTTGTAGCTAAAGAACCCATTTCGAGAGCTTTCTCAACCGAGTCTTCCACTTTGGCCTCCAACAAAGATAAgttttctgggttttcttGGTGTTCTTCTCTTTCACAAAAATCAATTCCACAACTTGGATTTACCAGAAGAACACGGTACACTAGTCCCTTTCTTGATTCTGCCAAGAGATATTACTATGTCGATCGGAACAGCGTGCACCATTTTAAACCGAGAGGCCCCCGTAAGTGGTTTCAGAGTCCTAGAAACGTGTTCATTGTGGTTCTGGTGGGTTCTGGGGTTTTCATCACTgtgtattttgggaatttggAGACTATTCCCTACACGAAGCGAACccattttgtgattttgtcGAAAGccttggagaagaagatgggagAGTCCCAGTTTGAGCAATTGAAAGCCAGTTTCAAAGGGAAAATTTTGCCTGCTATACACCCAGACAGCGTCCGCGTTAGGTTGATTTCCAAGGATATAATTGAGGCGTTGCAGAGAGGGTTAAGGCATGAGGTGGGCTGGACTGACTTGGAGTATGCCTCTGATAGATTCGAGCCGGCACATGAAGGTAGTGGGCATGACACTTTGATGGCACTGAAGGACGTTGGAGAAGAGGTGAAGAAGTGGTCCCGTGAAGATGAGATTCTTGATGATGAATGGATTCAGAAGAGTAGGAAGACGGGTCAGGAACGAGGTACTAAAACTGCAACTTCGCATTTGGATCATCTGAATTGGGAGGTTTTGGTGGTGGATGAACCTGTTGTCAATGCATTTTGCTTGCCTGGCGGGAAGATTGTCGTCTTCACAGGGTTGCTGAAACATTTTAGAAGTGATGCTGAGATAGCTACGATCATTGGTCATGAGGTATGAAGATTTcattgtttggttttgtttactTCTTTAGTGCTGTTATATGATTTGATTGGTTAATTAGTTGAACAATTGTGTGAAGATAAGATGTTAAAGTTCATTTTTTGGGTGGTGATAGGTTGGGCATGCGGTTGCTCGACATTCTGCAGAGGGCATTACAAAGAACCTGTGGTTTGCAATCCTGCAACTGATACTTTATCAGTTTGTTATGCCTGATGTTGTCAACACAATGTCCAATCTTTTCTTAAAGCTTCCTTTTTCTCGAAGGTACAGTACAGTTCATCTACTTCCTACCTTTTCAGTAATAACATCATATGATTAATTCTTGTTAGTGTTGGCTCATTCTGATGGCATTCTTGATTTGGTTGCAAACATAGATGGcgtcttctttatttatttctcaCTAAAGGTTTTGGCTTAGTGTACTAGGAATGGAGTTGTTTACGGGTTAGATAATGGTATGGGTCATATTTGTTCACTAAAGGTTCTGACCTGGTTCTATTAAGATGTTTGAACATGTGAAGTCTCCCAAAAATGGTTTAAGAGCCTTGGAAAATATTTTGACAGTTTGACTTAATGAGAAAAAAGCTTTTACTATTTCAAGTCGGAGCTTCATTGTTCCAAACAATGGATTAATGCTAGTCTGGAAATGTGCTCAACATGAAATGTTTGCTATATGGATATGTGTTTACTGGTTATTTAAATATTCTGTCACTTGCTGGATATAACCAAATAAACAAGACAAAAACCCATGGGTTTCCAGCAAATGGAAAAAGGGGAATTGTATTATTACAAAGACCCTTGACACTCCCGGTCACTAATGCTTCACCAGGAAAGATGAGAGAGACTTCTTCCACTGTTCTGTTTGACCTCCAATATTACCTTACTGAATGATCCATTAGATGCACTGTGAAATGTGATTCTGTTGGGATTTTTCTTGTTGATTCTTTTGAAAGATCCATTAGATTCATCGTTATATCATTAGTGGTGAATTCTTGTTCGTTCTTGTACtcttttatgttttgctcATAAAACtcttgtattttttaatatttatttttaacatcaGTATTCATTTCAGTGTTTTCACTTGCTAAATGTAATTTCATCTCTTGTTTCTGACCATTAGGAACTTTGTTTGGTTTCTAAAAGGATTTTCAGtgttttttgggtaaaatgaACCTCATTGCAcctataatatttcacactcTATAATGGTTTGTTTATATGGGatttaattttggaaaatatatataactaaatcTTGTGGACAGATGATGTTTGTTGGTCTGTAATTGTATCCACTGTAATATTGagcaaaagaagaataaaaatggtatttttactTACTGCAGTGGTAACATTTTCATAATCTAATGTGTATGTCGTTTTGAATGTTGTAGGATTAGTGTTTCTGGACTTACCAAATAGCTTTTGACTACCAGATCAGAGTTGTTTGGATTCACAATTGgatgtttatataaatttgctctttttttttttgtttttctcatcaTTATTAAGTCATTGTGTTTGCATAACAGCTGATAGCTTGACACAATTGTGAGCAGCTCAAACATATCATTTTCCATGTTCTAATGCTCATGCTCTTTCTCTTGATTAGGATGGAAATTGAAGCGGATCACATTGGGCTGCTGTTGGTTGCTTCTGCGGGATATGATCCTAGAGTGGCTCCAACGGTGTACGAGAAGTTGGGCAAAATTTCCGGTGAATCTGCACTGAGAGATTATCTTTCAACCCATCCATCCGGGAAAAAGAGAGCTCAGTTGCTTGCTCAAGCTAAGATAATGGAAGAAGCACTTGCCATATACCGGGATGTAAGAGCTGGACGTGGGGTTGAAGGTTTTCTTTAGGACGGTCCCTGCATTTGATCACCATTTAACTCCTAACTCCTGCCTGCCACAgttccattttttatttttaacttttggaGAGGATCCCTGTATCTGCATGTTTCCGGCTGCAAGATCCTTTCCAACTGAGTTTTGTCTTTGGTTTTAACTTTCAAGTGTAAATCGGAAATTTCGGCAGCCTTAAAAATATGCACAGAAATTTATGCTAAAGAGATACAAAGAAATGTGAATTATGCtgttttcctttaaaaattAGTATTTCTTGAGTATGTGAAGTCTTGTTGTCGAGGCATTGAATCTGTTTGGTAAGATGAATAGGAAAAACATTATTATTTGGAATTCCATAATAACTGGGTTTGTTCAGGGTGGTTGGCCGAAGAAGGTCCAGGATTAGGAGGCTATTATTAGATGATGATCACATTGACCTAGGTGTAGGATTCGGTTCATTTCACCAATCTATTAAACTCAACGCAAGTGTAGTGTAGTATAGTAAACACGATTATAATATGGATGGTGGATAAAATAAATGATCTTATTtattcctatatatatatatatatatgtttcatTCTTCCATGTCATTGCTTGGATTTGTACATAATTTTGTCTTTGTAATAACGATGATCAGTAAGTTATGCTAATAACCAGCTCTTATATCACTTCGCATTCGGCATACCACTATGTAAGGTCGTGATCAGAGCATCAATGATGGTTGGCCAAATGAATGAGTTTTCAAAGTTTGTTGAATACATCCTCGATTCGAAACAAACTTTGCAAACTATGGCATGGACAGGATGAAATTTCTATGGGGGTGATGTTGCTAAtgaatgatatatttttttcttcgatataattgatttttttttaaataaaaagaaattacattAAGGATTTGCGTCGGATTCCTAATATCCGTAGATTATATAAAGCTttacaaacaacaaaaaaaggaaaattatagGACCAAATGGAAGGTTGCGTTTGATCATGGCCTAGCATTGCCAAAGCATATCCTACAAAGTTTGCTTTCCGATAAACATGCTGAAATAGAAAGATTTGATGCACTGTGAAATCAAAGTTTGCTATTGGAAGATCACCCTTTGCCAAGAATTCTATAGCGAGGGTTTTATATATGGCCTTTAGgtgaggttttattttttaatcattgaattaaattgattaatcTAATCCAACAGTTAAAAAATAAGACCTCATTTAAGGATCGtatataaggccctcactatagaatgactaCTTTTTACTTCCATTGGGCCCAATCTCACGATCCCTCCGCATGTATTGAATAAG
Above is a window of Prunus persica cultivar Lovell chromosome G2, Prunus_persica_NCBIv2, whole genome shotgun sequence DNA encoding:
- the LOC18785171 gene encoding xyloglucan galactosyltransferase XLT2, whose protein sequence is MLSISEHPSKEPQLKRPKSPDPLNSFNSLLQLIHHPRTCLLFAILALQVMLLFTLRSLPFSRQHFSPPNSPKPEPLLVPEPEDRCGSGRVFVYDLPKTLNQEILQNCDDLNPWSSRCKALANEGLGQQATGIAGVVPENLAPAWYWTDQFVSEVIFHNRILNHKCRVMEPESATAFYIPFYAGLAVGKYLWSNSSTAQDRDRHCEMMLRWVQDQPYYKRSEGWDHFITMGRITWDFRRSNDQDWGSRCIYLPGMRNITRLLIERNPWDYFDVGVPYPTGFHPRSDSDVAEWQSFVRTRNRTKLFCFAGAKRGAIKNDFRGLLLSHCQSESESCRVVDCAGTKCSNGTSAILETFLDSDFCLQPRGDSFTRRSIFDCMVAGSIPVFFWKRTAYIQYEWFLPGEPESYSVYIDRNAVTNGTSIKNVLQGFSREEVEKMRGKVIDYIPKFLYAKPQEGLESVKDAFDIALEGVMRRFKEHGEWGFRWK
- the LOC18785524 gene encoding embryo-specific protein ATS3B — protein: MIKALSLLLLQVAFLFTLSEAKSSIIQPEPAKDFNISQIQNAGTCSYTAIITTSCSSTRYTRDQISISFGDAYGNQIYAPRLDDASSRTFERCSTDTFEIYGPCAYQICYLYVYRTGPDGWKPENVKIYGHNSRAVTFSYNTFIPSDLWYGFNLCNTASSSAQPSAQKWLIYLIVGLLVFLQL
- the LOC18784897 gene encoding DEAD-box ATP-dependent RNA helicase 7, translated to MPSLDISDYLLAETTPKEKKEKKMKKSKSETLEADFPSTEKKAKKDSKLKKRKALDVEADEDRSDTSSELGEAVNAKSKSEEKTKKKSKKAKVEQEEEPKIEEKKAEEDPNAVSRFRISEPLKAKLKEKGIESLFSIQAMTFDTILDGSDLVGRARTGQGKTLAFVLPILESLINGPAKAFRKTGYGRAPTVIVLLPTRELAKQVFADFEFYGGAMGLAACCVYGGSPYQPQEYKLKRGVDIVIGTPGRIKDHIEKGNIDLSTLKFRVLDEADEMLRMGFVDDVELILGKVGDVSKVQTLLFSATLPDWVKGISSRFLKPNKKTADLVGNEKMKASHNVRHIVLPCSSSARSQLIPDIIRCYSSGGRTIIFTETKEAASELAGLLPGARALHGDIQQGQREVTLSGFRSGKFMTLVATNVAARGLDINDVQLIIQCEPPRDVEDYIHRSGRTGRAGNSGVAVMLYDPRRSNVSKIERESGVKFEHITAPKPVDVAKAVGQDAAEMITRISDSVIPAFKSVAEELLKTSELSAVELLAKALAKAAGYTEIKKRSLLSSMENHVTVLLEAGKPIYSPSFAYGVLRRFLPEEKVESVKGMALTADGKGAVFDVAAEDLDMFLAGQENAASVSIEVLESLPNLQEKEARGGRFGGGGGFRGGRFGRGGGSDRRNDRFSNRSGGGRGRSNYGNKW
- the LOC18786766 gene encoding uncharacterized protein LOC18786766, which codes for MGCYRRAKLALDAVRGFTARIVPKVVAKEPISRAFSTESSTLASNKDKFSGFSWCSSLSQKSIPQLGFTRRTRYTSPFLDSAKRYYYVDRNSVHHFKPRGPRKWFQSPRNVFIVVLVGSGVFITVYFGNLETIPYTKRTHFVILSKALEKKMGESQFEQLKASFKGKILPAIHPDSVRVRLISKDIIEALQRGLRHEVGWTDLEYASDRFEPAHEGSGHDTLMALKDVGEEVKKWSREDEILDDEWIQKSRKTGQERGTKTATSHLDHLNWEVLVVDEPVVNAFCLPGGKIVVFTGLLKHFRSDAEIATIIGHEVGHAVARHSAEGITKNLWFAILQLILYQFVMPDVVNTMSNLFLKLPFSRRMEIEADHIGLLLVASAGYDPRVAPTVYEKLGKISGESALRDYLSTHPSGKKRAQLLAQAKIMEEALAIYRDVRAGRGVEGFL